Proteins encoded in a region of the Trichomycterus rosablanca isolate fTriRos1 chromosome 26, fTriRos1.hap1, whole genome shotgun sequence genome:
- the fkbp6 gene encoding inactive peptidyl-prolyl cis-trans isomerase FKBP6, which produces MASNGVTSRIMQFIDPDERHRVGIQTPFQRLAQQMQDILGDGGILKEVVQAGDGPPIPRDASVSIHFSGFLEYSDRPFESTRHLKFPRMMKLGKEMALYGLELGMLTMRKGEFSRFLFQPRYAYGEMGCPPLIPPMASVLFEVQVLDFFDSAQVDEFFSLTLEEQNLAPLSTLLNVVETERSFGNRCFNQSRYEDARDRYKQAMTLLRNREAVDGDEKKAVEEARLPFLLNLSLTYLRLEKPHKALQYSQRVLQISPENTKALFRCGQAYLQMFDYEKAHDYLTMAQAKKPFDADINSLLQKLAVCYKDYLDKEKHMYARMFSPAREEK; this is translated from the exons ATGGCTTCAAACGGTGTAACTTCCAGAATCATGCAGTTTATTGATCCAGATGAGCGACATCGTGTCGGAATACAG ACTCCTTTCCAGCGTCTTGCTCAGCAAATGCAAGATATTTTAGGAGATGGAGGTATTCTGAAGGAAGTAGTGCAAGCAGGAGATGGTCCACCTATACCAAGAGACGCTTCAGTCTCCA TTCATTTTTCTGGATTCCTGGAGTATTCAGATCGGCCGTTCGAGTCAACAAGGCACCTTAAATTTCCCCGAATGATGAAGCTGGGTAAAG AAATGGCTCTGTACGGTCTGGAGCTGGGCATGCTGACCATGAGAAAGGGCGAGTTCTCTCGTTTTCTCTTCCAACCCAGATACGCCTACGGAGAAATGGGCTGCCCGCCTCTTATCCCGCCGATGGCCTCCGTGCTTTTCGAGGTGCAGGTGCTCGACTTCTTCGACTCCGCCCAAGTCGATGAATTCTTCTCCTTGACACTG GAGGAGCAGAATTTGGCCCCGCTCTCCACGCTTCTGAATGTCGTCGAAACAGAGCGAAGCTTCGGCAACCGCTGTTTCAACCAGAGCCGATACGAAGACGCTAGAGACCGTTACAAACAG GCCATGACGCTCCTGAGGAACCGCGAGGCCGTGGACGGGGACGAGAAGAAGGCCGTGGAGGAAGCCAGGCTGCCCTTCCTTCTCAACCTCTCCCTGACCTACCTGCGTCTGGAAAAACCCCACAAAGCCCTGCAGTACAGCCAGAGGGTGTTACAGATCAGCCCCGAGAACACCAAAGCCCTGTTCCGCTGTGGGCAG GCCTACCTGCAAATGTTCGACTACGAGAAAGCACACGACTACCTCACGATGGCTCAAGCCAAGAAGCCGTTCGACGCCGACATCAACAGTCTGTTACAGAAGCTGGCAGT TTGTTACAAGGACTACCTGGATAAAGAGAAGCACATGTACGCCAGGATGTTTTCCCCTGCACGGGAGGAGAAGTGA